A section of the Jaculus jaculus isolate mJacJac1 chromosome 6, mJacJac1.mat.Y.cur, whole genome shotgun sequence genome encodes:
- the Gpr182 gene encoding G-protein coupled receptor 182 — MSVKPSPGPSPTTASDHNFGEIHNLTELLHFFNLTFSECHLELSEEIKQVVLFVLYLAIFVVGLVENLLVICVNWRHRRSGHMGLLNLYILNMAIADLGMILSLPVWMLEVMLDYTWLWGSFSCRFTHYFYLVNMHSSIFFLTCLSVDRYVTLSSASPSWQRQQHRARRALCAGVWVLSVIIPLPEVVHMQLVDVSEPMCIFLAPFETYSMWAMVVSLATVILGFLVPFPLILVFNVLTACRLRRQGQRDGRRHCLLMGAYVAVFIVCWLPYHLTLLLFTLSSTHISMHCNLTNLLYFFYEIIDCFSMLHCVANPILYNFLSPSFRGRLLSIVVRYLPKDQARAGDRASSSSSTQHSIVITKEGGLPAAPDPHPQPNLNSRTPSPPPNTASSLGSPTAS, encoded by the coding sequence ATGTCAGTCAAACCCAGCCCTGGGCCGAGCCCCACTACAGCGTCTGACCATAATTTTGGGGAGATCCACAACTTGACAGAGCTGCTCCACTTCTTTAACCTTACCTTCTCTGAGTGCCATCTGGAACTCAGCGAGGAAATCAAGCAAGTGGTCCTCTTTGTCCTCTACCTGGCCATCTTCGTGGTGGGGCTGGTGGAGAACCTCCTGGTGATATGCGTCAACTGGCGCCACCGCCGCTCGGGCCACATGGGGCTACTGAACCTCTACATCCTCAACATGGCCATCGCGGACCTGGGCATGATCCTGTCCCTGCCCGTGTGGATGCTGGAGGTCATGCTGGACTACACCTGGCTCTGGGGCAGCTTCTCCTGCCGCTTCACTCACTACTTCTACCTTGTGAACATGCACAGCAGTATCTTCTTCCTCACCTGCCTCAGCGTTGACCGCTACGTCACTCTCTCCAGTGCCTCCCCATCCTGGCAGCGCCAGCAGCACCGAGCGAGGAGGGCCCTCTGCGCAGGCGTGTGGGTCCTCTCGGTCATCATCCCACTGCCCGAGGTGGTGCACATGCAGCTGGTGGACGTCTCCGAGCCCATGTGTATCTTCCTGGCACCTTTTGAAACATACAGCATGTGGGCCATGGTGGTCTCCCTGGCCACCGTCATCCTGGGCTTCCTGGTGCCCTTCCCGCTCATCCTCGTCTTCAACGTGCTCACAGCCTGCAGGCTCCGGAGGCAAGGGCAGCGGGACGGCAGGCGCCACTGCCTGCTGATGGGCGCCTACGTAGCCGTCTTCATCGTCTGCTGGCTGCCGTACCATCTGACTCTGCTGCTGTTCACCCTGAGCTCAACACACATCTCCATGCACTGCAACCTAACCAACCTGCTCTACTTCTTCTATGAAATCATTGACTGTTTCTCCATGCTGCACTGTGTAGCCAACCCAATCCTATACAATTTTCTCAGCCCAAGCTTCCGGGGCCGGCTGCTGAGCATTGTGGTCCGTTACCTTCCCAAGGACCAGGCCAGGGCTGGCGACCgggcttcctcttcctcctccacccagCACTCCATCGTCATTACCAAGGAGGGCGGCCTGCCCGCTGCACCAGACCCCCATCCCCAACCCAACCTGAACTCCCGGACACCCTCTCCGCCTCCAAACACTGCGTCTTCACTCGGCAGTCCAACAGCCAGCTAA
- the Zbtb39 gene encoding zinc finger and BTB domain-containing protein 39, giving the protein MGMRIKLQSTNHPNNLLKELNKCRLSETMCDVTIVVGSRSFPAHKAVLACAAGYFQNLFLNTGLDAARTYVVDFITPANFEKILSFVYTSELFTDLINVGVIYEVAERLGMEDLLQACHSTFPDLESTAVAKPLTSTSDSHSATQSCPSADPAHPLGELRGGGDHFAPDRSYVLPGDAGGCYKEEERSVTSDTNHSLPLPLPQPPPLPKIEDQEAPVPFTSVPSMTTQPVPGTASMGIQTSTSSCQPYKVQSNGDFSKNSFFTSDSAIDITTGTNSCLSNSDHSKDPGFGQMDELQLEDLGDEDLQFEDPSEEIGTAEEVIELSDDSEDELAFGENDNRENKAMPCQVCKKVLEPNIQLIRQHARDHVDLLTGNCKVCETHFQDRNSRVTHVLSHIGIFLFSCDMCETKFFTQWQLTLHRRDGIFENNVIVHPSEPLPGKLGLFPGAVSPELKCAACGKALAKDFHVVRGHILDHLNLKGQACSVCDQRHLNLCSLMWHTLSHLGISVFSCSVCASSFVDWHLLEKHMAVHQSLEDAPFRCHLCSQSFRSEAAYRYHVSQHKCNSGLDARPGLGLQHLSLQKRKLPAEEFLSDELAVQGQPGNSKYSCKVCGKRFAHTSEFNYHRRIHTGEKPYQCKVCHKFFRGRSTIKCHLKTHSGALMYRCTVCGHYSSTLNLMSKHVGVHKGSLPPDFTIEQTFMYIIHSKEADKNPDS; this is encoded by the coding sequence ATGGGCATGAGGATCAAACTACAAAGCACCAACCACCCCAACAACCTGCTCAAGGAACTCAACAAGTGCCGGCTCTCGGAGACCATGTGCGATGTCACTATTGTGGTGGGGAGCCGCTCATTCCCCGCCCACAAGGCTGTGCTGGCCTGTGCGGCTGGCTACTTCCAGAACCTCTTCCTGAATACTGGCCTTGATGCCGCGAGGACTTACGTGGTGGACTTCATCACCCCTGCCAACTTTGAGAAGATCCTGAGCTTTGTCTATACTTCGGAGCTCTTCACAGACCTGATCAATGTCGGGGTCATCTACGAGGTGGCTGAGCGTCTGGGAATGGAGGACCTTCTCCAGGCTTGTCACTCCACCTTTCCTGACCTAGAGAGTACTGCCGTGGCTAAGCCCCTGACCAGCACCAGTGACAGCCACTCTGCCACCCAGAGTTGTCCTTCGGCAGATCCTGCGCATCCCCTCGGAGAACTCCGGGGTGGTGGGGACCACTTTGCTCCTGATAGAAGCTATGTATTGCCTGGTGATGCGGGAGGATGctataaagaggaagagaggagtgtTACCAGTGACACTAATCACAGCCTGCCGCTGCCTCTGCCGCAGCCGCCACCGCTTCCAAAGATAGAAGACCAGGAGGCTCCTGTTCCGTTCACCTCTGTTCCTAGTATGACGACCCAGCCAGTCCCAGGCACTGCCAGTATGGGCATCCAGACAAGCACAAGCTCTTGCCAGCCATACAAAGTCCAAAGCAATGGAGACTTCAGTAAAAACAGCTTCTTCACCTCTGACAGTGCCATAGACATCACTACTGGGACCAACTCCTGTCTGAGCAATAGTGACCACTCCAAAGACCCGGGCTTCGGGCAGATGGATGAACtccagctggaggacctgggagACGAAGACTTGCAGTTTGAAGACCCCAGTGAGGAGATTGGAACCGCTGAGGAGGTGATTGAGCTGAGCGATGACAGTGAGGATGAGCTGGCCTTTGGAGAGAATGATAACCGGGAGAATAAGGCCATGCCCTGCCAGGTCTGCAAGAAAGTTCTGGAACCCAACATTCAGCTGATTCGGCAGCATGCTAGGGACCATGTGGACCTGCTGACGGGCAACTGCAAGGTGTGTGAGACCCACTTCCAGGACCGAAACTCCCGGGTGACTCATGTCCTGTCACACATTGGCATTTTCCTCTTCTCCTGTGATATGTGTGAAACGAAGTTCTTTACCCAGTGGCAGTTAACCCTGCATCGAAGGGATGGAATATTTGAGAATAATGTCATTGTCCACCCCAGTGAGCCGCTGCCTGGGAAACTGGGTCTCTTTCCAGGGGCAGTCTCTCCAGAGTTGAAATGTGCTGCTTGTGGGAAAGCATTGGCCAAAGATTTCCATGTGGTTCGAGGTCACATCCTTGACCATCTGAACTTGAAGGGCCAGGCCTGCAGTGTCTGTGACCAGCGCCACCTCAACCTTTGCAGCCTCATGTGGCACACGCTCTCTCATCTGGGCATTTCAGTCTTCTCCTGTTCTGTCTGTGCCAGCAGCTTTGTGGACTGGCATCTCCTAGAAAAGCACATGGCTGTGCACCAAAGCCTGGAGGATGCCCCTTTCCGCTGCCATTTGTGCAGCCAAAGCTTCAGGTCTGAAGCCGCCTATCGCTACCATGTCAGCCagcacaagtgcaacagtggcctTGACGCACGGCCTGGTTTGGGGCTACAGCACCTGTCCCTCCAGAAGCGGAAGCTGCCAGCAGAGGAGTTTCTGAGCGACGAGCTGGCTGTGCAGGGCCAGCCTGGCAATAGCAAGTACAGCTGCAAGGTCTGTGGCAAAAGGTTTGCCCACACAAGTGAGTTCAACTACCACCGGCGGATCCACACAGGTGAGAAACCTTACCAGTGTAAGGTATGTCACAAGTTCTTCCGAGGCCGTTCGACCATCAAGTGCCACCTCAAGACTCACTCGGGGGCGCTCATGTACCGCTGCACAGTCTGTGGCCACTACAGTTCTACCCTCAACCTCATGAGCAAACACGTCGGCGTGCACAAAGGCAGTCTCCCACCTGACTTCACCATCGAGCAGACCTTCATGTACATTATCCATTCCAAAGAGGCCGACAAGAACCCGGACAGCTGA